Proteins from a single region of Thamnophis elegans isolate rThaEle1 chromosome 17, rThaEle1.pri, whole genome shotgun sequence:
- the TAGLN2 gene encoding transgelin-2: MANRGPAYGLSREVQQKIDRQYDPDLEQILIQWIKAQCGPDVGEPEPGKENFQKWLKDGTVLCLLINSLYPKGQGPVAKIQSFTMAFKQMEMISQFLRAAEKYGILASDIFQTVDLWEGKNMACVQRTLMNLGGLAVSKEDGFFAGDPNWFPKKSQENRRAFSDDKLREGQNVIGLQMGTNRGASQAGMTGYGMPRQIL; this comes from the exons ATGGCAAACCGAGGCCCCGCTTACGGACTCAGTCGGGAGGTTCAGCAAAAGATCGACCGCCAGTACGATCCGGACCTGGAACAGATTCTCATCCAGTGGATCAAGGCTCAGTGTGGACCAGACGTCGGGGAGCCCGAACCGGGTAAAGAAAATTTCCAGAAATGGCTGAAAGATGGCACG GTGCTCTGCCTGCTGATTAACAGCCTGTATCCTAAGGGCCAAGGGCCCGTGGCCAAGATCCAGTCATTCACCATGGCCTTCAAACAAATGGAGATGATTTCTCAGTTCTTACGGGCGGCCGAGAAGTACGGCATCCTGGCATCAGACATTTTCCAAACTGTGGATTTATGGGAAG GGAAGAACATGGCCTGCGTTCAGAGGACCCTGATGAACCTGGGGGGTTTAGCAGTCTCCAAAGAGGATGGCTTCTTCGCGGGAGACCCCAACTGGTTCCCGAA GAAATCCCAGGAGAATCGCCGGGCCTTCTCGGACGACAAACTCCGAGAGGGACAGAACGTCATCGGGCTGCAGATGGGGACAAACCGAGGGGCTTCCCAGGCGGGCATGACGGGTTACGGGATGCCCCGTCAGATCCTTTGA